CGGTAAATTTGTTCTGCAATAACAGAAAATTGTACTGGCTCTGtacaaagcaaaacattaacAAGGACAAAAACAGACCCAGAAGAACAAAAGCAAAGTGCATGAACAAACAGTGAGTCCTCCTTTAAGATAGTGGCCACACCATGAGCTTTTCTCATTTAATGACCATAGCAGCCAAAGGTTCGTGGATATTTTTTGCAGGATGGGATGATGTGTTTTCTtgcatgaaaataattttaatgcaGAACACATGGTTCTTCCTTTTATACCATGTCAAGAAATGCTTAGTTAGGAACTGTATGTGCTTTGCAGAGGTAATTTTGATACCCTGAGGCACCCTAAAGCCTCATTTATGCATTATGTTAGATGTGCATTTGGACCGAGACTTCATGTCGTTTTATGTCTCCTTTATATGCCTTTTTTGGTCTATTTTCAGGGAGCTTGCAGATGCGGACCCAGACATAGCAAACGGAAAGGTACCACTGGAACCTGTGGGGGCAGCATTGTGCAGTATGGCTCATGTGCagccagcaaaagaaacaaagaagctACACTGTATTAAATGATCACACAGACCACCACCGTCCACCATGCTgcccttttttatgtttctttccGAGATTGCACACCATCATGATCTTGTCCACCGTCACCATGTTTGTTGTTGAAACACTGGAACTTGGAAGTAATTTCTGAACTCTGTACTGCCTTCCAGTGGATGTTTTACTTGACAACTATGCCAACAAAAGCACACATGGCATTATGTGGGAAGTGATGTCTGACAATGTTTGAAAAGGACATACCAATTTAAGTACATTTAGTGAACATAAATAAGGCTTATAAGTCCTCTCACTCCCTATTATTCTATTACAAAACATTACACCACCACCTCGCTAGCATCAGTCTTTTTCAGATCTGGCCATCCTCTAACCATCTTGagctccatccatctggaccattgGACCATCAAATGTAGAACAGCATTCATCAGTGTATAAAACTGTTTGACAGCTAGACTTCGTGTATTTCTGAGCCCACTGCAAACTTTGCTCTTTGTCAGCTTTAGGCACAACTTCAAGCCTCTGGAGTATCCGGCATCGAGAGGTTCTTGGGATCCCATAGGCACCAGCAGCTTCAAATACCTGCTTGCTGCTCATCATTGGCTTTTTAGCCGCTGTTTTCTTAATACGACGCATTTGTCTGATGGAGATTGTCCTTGATGTGCCTTTATCTGAACGAACCCGTTTGCTCTCTGAATcacaaacaaatcttttaacaGTACGATGATCTCGCTTGAGTTTTCGTGAAATGTCCAATGTTTTCATTCCTTTCGCAATGCATTGCAATATCTCGTGCTTTTCATTGTCAGAAagatccttttttttccccatactGCATGGAAACTGGGACTGGCTTAATAATGTGAAAGAACCTCCTTAAGTTTGTGTTAGGTTTGGGTCTGCTGTGTGTAAAAAGAGATACTTCAGCAGCTGGGGTAACCACAGGAAGATCCACACTTGAGTGACTTTGGTACAAACCCTCAGATCAGAACTGATCAGATACATTAGTTCAAAGAATGAAGGGAATGACAGCTTCCTGGAGCGAAGATAATCCTCAAACCTTTGCTGATAGTCTCTGCAAAACACACAGTGAGCACACACTGAACTCTTGACTTGAACATTTGGGTTTTGTACAGATGTTTGACAAAGACAGGAAATTGATAAGACTGGTTATATCagtgaagaaaatatttaaatgagtGTATTAGAATTTAACaacagtaattaaaaaaagacctTCTGGTTTGGTTCTACATTTTGTTCAGAAtatgagaagaaagaaaaatctgcaaGGGGTCACAAGAGATTAAGAGTAGGCATTTAAACTGTGATTAATCTAACTGTGGTTCCAGTAATGAAAGGTACCTGTGGTGGTGCTGGTAGGTCCTGGGTCCAATTGCGCAAGAAAGCCAAGACAAAAATTGGTAAAGACCTGCAAAACCACATCACTGAGATTTCTCCAAAGAAGATGACACTTGAGACCAACTCAAACAATCCTCCTGAAAAACATAGGCAGAGTTTAACCAACAGATTTCAGTAGCAGGTTCACAGGAAACTGCTGAACAGgctaaaataatctgaatctGGTTGGCTCAGGATATGTCGTACCACAGAGAATCCTGCACATGAACTCTCCAGCCTTCATCAGGTTGTGAAGGATGCTGTCACTGCGGATGCTGATTGTCAGACTTGccacaaagagcagaaaacCTTCACAGCATTCAAACAGAAATGTGAGAAAGTTATTCACCTTCTATTTATCAGGTCTAACCTCAGGTCTACTGTCAGGTCTAACCTTCGGTTTTCTGTAAGTACTGCTATCAGGTTCAGGTCTACTGTCAGGTCTAACCTTCGGTTTTCTGTAAGTACTGCTATCAGGTTCAGGTCTACTGTCAGGTCTAACCTTCGGTCTTCTGTGAGTTCTGCTATCAGGTTCAGGTCTACTGTCAGGTCTAAACTCAGGTCTACTGTCAGGTCTAAACTCAGGTCTACTATCAGGTCTACTGTCAGGTCTAAACTCAGGTCTACAATCAGCTCTAAACTTAGGTCTACTATCAGGTCTGAACTCAGGTCTACTCTCAGGTCTAAACTCAGGTCTACTATCGGGTCTAAACTTAGGTCTACTATCAGGTCTAAACTCGGGTCTACTATCATGTCTAAATTTAGGTTTAAACTCAGGTCTACTATCAGGTCTAAACTCAGGTCCACTGTCAGGCTTAAACTCAGGTCTAATGTCAGGTCTATTATTGGGTCTACCATGAGGTCAACTGTCAGACCGGGAATCAGGTCTAAGCTCAGATCTTCCGTGAGGTCTATCATCAGTAGTACACCCAGGAATAACAAACATTTCAACATGACAGCTGTCTTTTTTACTCACAAATTAATACTATCTGCATATTCggaacgaaaaaaaaaaaatgtaagaactTCTTTAACATAAAATCAGCCATAAATGCAAGACCGCGTGTAATGGCTGTGGAAGATGTATATGTTCCTGGATGATAATAAGTGACTATAAGTTGCATAGAACTCCATTTCAGATTTGATGAAGTAGCTGGAGGCTGAGTGTATAACTCCCCAACACTGCTAATTCTGCTGGAAATTCCAAGTACTGTGTATGATAATGACACCTAACCTATAATCtctatttacttattttgcAAGCAACCTTATCTGAAAAAAATCTAGGCCGACAGCCCTGATGTTAGGTGAGAAAGACTTCTGACTATCGCAGCGTGGGGTCTTTCGCATGTACAGTGAGAAGCTGGCAAAAACTACTAGAAGACGCCAGCTGTGACACAGCAGCAGCCAGCAGTCGCTTCTCCGGCCGAACGAGCAGGCTAGCAGTCGGAACTGGGTCCTGCTGAGTGAGTGGGCGCTAACCTCCATTCACCTGGACAAGACACAgcaacagagcaagcgatagCAGCCACTTCTGTTCAaaccgactccaaacttaaCATCAGCTCAGCTCTACTTAGCCCTATTCAAGTAAACGGTGGCTGTTCCCCAAGCCTTAGCAGGAGCTAGTTAGCCATTACCCCCTATTCACCTGCTggagacagaaacaaaacactaaGGAGGCAGTAAAAGAACACTTTTAATAGCGATGCAAGTAGTGAGTGTTGTTGATGCCAAGGCAACCATGGCTCACCTGCGGTCAGACAAGCCTTTGTCCACCAGGTGTCTTTCAAGTGGAAGCTGTACAGCAGACGTACTCCTGTGATTGAGCCGCGGATGACAAGaagagcatgcgcagtagtgaTGTGTCCATCATGAATGAAACTTCTCTCATAACCGAGTCTTTGTAGTGAACGACCGGGAGTCGAACAGGACTCCTGTTTGACAGCCGAAGCTGGCcgggtttttttccccctctcacGTGATTGGCCACCTACTCGACGTGTGGCGGCTGTGTGTCCGTATATGTCCGCACTGACTGTGACGGAGGGCGAGAGGCGGGGTTTACAGACAGACGAAGCATAGCCGGTGTAGTAGTAGTTATCCCTGATAGGAAATATGACTCCTCTGGCCAAGGTTTAGCCCACCCCCGCCAAAAAAGGGAGTAAAATAGACAGTCAATGACAATGACCAAACTAATTGTTTAATAGCACAAGCATCtactgcaaaataaataaataaaattaaggtGCAAAGAATTTCCTGAGaatacaggaagcagacattaaaaaagcagcattttttaaTGAGATCTGGTTTCATTTCTTCAAGCTCCTCAACCCGTCGAACAGTAGACATTTTGTCTGTGAAGAGACAGAAAGCATATTTAGAAGCTCTCTAGCAAACACAGTGGCGTGTTGTTGCTGAAAagcatgtgtgtctgtttatATCTTTGTTTACAAGAATCTTTGCCAACCTCATGCCATCGCAGTGTTTCAAGAGGCAAGCCCAGATGGCAATGAGGACAGGTGTCTGTCTGATCCGGCACCTCCTGGTTCCTCTGTCCCCAGCAGGGCCCCTCACTGCCCCACAGAGGGCGACACGTGGAGCGGGAGGAACAAGCGACACCAAAGTGAGGTCGAGGGTCTGTCTGGTAGCTCACTTTCTGGCCACTAGAGGGCAATGTTGATGCAGCATCTGAGTCTTCCTGCCCCACAATGACAACAGAGTTATCACCAAAAGAACAATCTTCtctaaaacatctttttttgttatttgattattttttttaactcagtaTTTTATCAAAAGTAAATAGACTGAATGAAATTGTGGTAGACCCAGACACAAAAATGACTGTCAAACTGAATCTTATGCCTCTCTAAACGCATTACTTTAATTCAACTTCTGTTATCCCAAATTAAGAGTGGGATTTCTCATTTTGCACTTTCTCACTTTTTTCAACTATTAATAACTTAATGAACAACCAAACATGATTtggtaaattatttttcttctaaagTATTAGCACTGTGTGCACTCAGAGAAAAATGATCCTTGAGAAAAGTTGCAACAAATCAGAAAATCTTGATAATACAATTGCAGCCCTATGTATAGATCTTGTTTCCATGGCAAAGCTTTGACAGAGAAAGTGCTCAAGGCTTTTGTgcactttaaagtaaaaaaataagtaaaatgtaGCTTATACAAAATTGCACTTTATGTTAGCCACTTTTCACTACACATCGAATGGTTCTTGAGAACTTCTGAACTCTTTATAgactttttaaatagttttgtatattttatatttctgttaatatgatgtaaaacagcATCAGATATTCACAAGTCCTCAAAAGTACAAGAACCTAgttacacaaacaaaacaaaaaaactgccaCAAATTATGTTTATGCCTAGGAAAAAAAGTCCAGCAATGTATATCAGTGAGTAACAAATCTTGCGATCCTCTTGGCTGATCAACTAGTTTGGGGGAAAAAGTAGAGTCATGTGTTTCCGACCTATGGGATCTTAATCAAATATGAGTGGGCACTCTATTTCACTCAAGGAGCAGATATCTGTCGACACATTTGTTGCAGCATGCCACTTTACAGACAAGAGGTTTCTGAAGACCTCAGAGAAGGTGTGCTCAAACGTTggaaaagacaataaaactaTATCTGAAGTGTTTGGAATCAACAGCTTGCAATTACTGCTGGTTTGCTCTCAACAGAGAATATTGATGTCTGTTTACTTCAGACCAGAAGAACAAACCAGGGACTGTTGTAATATGACTATTAGAAAGAGGATGACAGATGGACGTATGAGACAACAactgaacttttctttttaaatgagaagGATTACGCCTGGATGAacggaaacactttttttcaacGTAAGATACCTTATCACATGTGGTGATACTATGAATGGTTTGGGCCTGGAGCGATCCTGTGCCATGAAACTGTTGATTTTTTACTCAGTTTCTACAGGAAACATGTCAGGTGGTAAACTGAACTGCAAGAGACAGTTAACAGTGACATTTAATAGCTGTTATTGCTGCACACCAAGAAAAGATTCACATAGTTTTGCCGCTCACATGTACAGTACATGTAGTGATGGATTATATCCTAAACTAAAtttatgacaaataaaaacaaaataaaagaaacccTCAGAATAGTTTCTTTTTACAGTGTGTCTGGTTCAGCACAGTCTCAGTTAAATAATGTGATCAGTCAGAAATGTTACAACCTGTTTAGCTGCTTCAGGACGATACTCTGAATCAAGAGACCTCAGGCAGTACCAGCAGGGTTCAGATGGGCGATCTGTGAAGACAAACTGTGAAGTCAACCAGCCGACATTAAGTATTACAcacttatttttaaatgttaaacagcCTCAGTTGGTCACAACTACCAGAATGCCCCACGGGTTTGATACACCAGTCAGTTGTGAGTGTATGGCTTACTCTGTGTGTTGGAGGGATGAAATGACACCGAAGGGGGGCTCATCCCTTTCTCTGTTGGCAGTGGGGACAATGGGACAAAGTCATCATCACCCTGTGTGTTCGTGGCTGTCAGAGTATCCTGTGGCAACGTCTCTGCACCACTGATACATAGATCCTCTTCAGTCTTCATTATCATCAATCACGCCAACCAAGTGACAGATCAGATAACAAAGCATTATATCTCTTGTATGTAAATTcaccaaatgtttgttttgcctTTAGTGACCCTACTGGGTTCTACCTCTTCTTCACAGGTTCCACTGTCAGCCTTGTTGTCTTCCTCTGGTTCCTGGAAGTTTTTGGACTCGTCGCAGTCCTCCTCACTGCAACTTTGAGTTAGTGTTTCAGCTTGGATAGAAGTCGTCCCGCTGAGGTTTCAGAGAGAAGCAGAAGAGTTAAAAACACGCCCTTCTAACCACATAACTACTGGGTTATCAGCTAATCAGTCATTGGCTTCTTACACCAGTTCTACTGTTACTATCAAGGCCAGCGCCTGGTTTGTCGTAAACATTCACCCACTCCTTGGCTTACCTTTCGTTGCTCTCTCCCTCCATCCCTGCTCATATGTCCCCCTCCCAGGGTGCCTGATGTGTTATTTCCTCTTAATCCCACCGTTATCGGACCTTTTAGTTCTCTTCCTCTTGCTCGGCTACCTGTCTCTCTGCCCTTTTTACTTCCTTGCTTTGGTGAAACGGAAACTCCAGGCTTTTAATATTTCATGCGTCTGAATAGCTCACAAGTAGGTTGCTGTAAAGAGTAATCAGGTGGAGGCTCTAATGTCTGCGGTGGAGTCTGCTTTGACATAAGCAAGTTTGATAAGAGTTGCTAAGGTCAGAAAGTCTCTGACTGTGTGCACCAGTCCAACACTGTTGTAAAGAATAAGATTACTTTAATCTTTCAGTTCCTTATAACTCTTTGAATATGTGAATGAATGACTGACACTCTGATCTTAGTCTGTATATCTTGCAGATTTTGATGAGCAATAAAAGATATTTTGTCTGTGGGGTTTGGATAGTTAAAGGAATAAACACAAGAAATGATTTTGTTAAGCTTCTAGAATATGGTAATGTAATATTCATGCAGGTATCTTTGCACAGATTACATGCTTTGGTTGCTGTCTGCAGTATTACATGAGCTAGCTGGATGCTCAGCCTTGTCTGCATCATTCATGTCAGAAGCACTGGAACTGCACGGAATAACTTCCAAAAATACACCAAAATTATTTAGGCACGTTTATTTTCAGCACAATGGTGattcaacataaataaaacagtattaaaaacatgaagtttaaacatttaagcttaaaatataaatagtgcagatttggacttttaaataaaatgcagctgAGGACAGGTgtgtctttaacctggatttaaataaactgcgTATATTTTCTGTATGATTTATGTAACTTAAAGGACGATATGTACAAAGATATTCACGTTTATAATCTACATTTTAGAATgcgccactagatggcagcaatTTGTAGTATGCCGTTTTGAAAACAGTTGACTTTTTTTAGATGATTCCCCTGTCAAGCTATTtcagagattttcttttttcatgcagGTTTGGAGGCAGTGCTGCTCAGGTGGTCTCTCCATGTACATTATACTCTTTCAAGGTCTATTATGATGACTGTCTATGGCAATGGATGTTGTTTACCTGTTGAAACAACTGATTAAGCTCTTCATAACAAAATTAATGAGCAAAATAACACACCAAATCTCACATACAGTaagttaaagagaaaatttaaaaggaTCCAGAGCAGGAGTAAGAGAGAAAAGCAGCGGAAATTCAAAACATTTCTTCCAACTGCTATGATGGGAAAGGTGTTGTTGCTAGCCAACAAAATGGACAAGCTTGAAATGCTAACCAAGACTtgaaaggaagacagagaattcaGTATTATGTGTTACACTGAGACATGGCAGCAGGAACATATCCCGAACTCAACTGTGTCTatcatcaaataaaattaaataatttttatacaCACAACTGCATCGCATCTTCCTCATCCTGCcagcagatggaggaagagTATTTTTTATGTGGCtcagaaactgcagctgcataaatgaaacaaaaacattcaccACCCTGGGGATTTTTGTACTACTCTAGCTGGATTTCTCTTCATTGAAACTGAGCTATATGCCCTCTAATCAACAGGTAATTTATGAGTTATCTGTTGTCGTGCATCTTGGGTAAAACAAAGAGTGCTTTTACAAACTCAAACTATTATAGATGTGAAAGGAAGCACACATCAGTGAATGCCACTTCAACTGAATTATCTGTTGCTTAAGTTTTGGTTTTAGGGTTGTTTTGGGGAGTgaaatgtgtgtgcatttgcttGTCTCCAGAAACTGTACATTTCTTAGCGCACATCTTCCTGTAAGTGCATGACTGTTTATTAAGTGTTTttcctgtatgtgtgttgtttttttttttgtgggaggAGAGAGACAGGAACATAAGTGGAGATGACTCACCAGTCTTTTGTGACAGTGGTGCAGAGAGAGTATTTTTCACCCATTTCTCTCCCTTGAGGCTTGCATACAAAACAAGAAATGGAGAGAGGGtagagaaaaaaggaggagaagaTTGGGTGTTAGGTAGCATTAGGGAGGAGGGGGGGGCATGGATAATTGGAGGGAAAAAAGAGTAGAAATAAAGGAAGAGAGTAGGACAAAAAAGACAAGGAAGAGATAAAAGAGGTAAGAAAAAAGACAAGGGTAGTAGAGATCATATAAAACTGATGCTTTTCAATGGGAGAGACTGgcagctcttcctctgctgttcTAATGGCTGGTGAAAGCATGGCTGATGGAGTATGTTCAACAATTGTAGTTTAATAAACACATCAACAAACATGAGGAGTAGGGAGCCTAAATTTATGCAGAATTTTAAAAGCTATTTCAGGTTCGAATGTAAACATCTTTGCTTCTTGAATAAATGTGCACTGAGTTCTTTTGTTTATACTGTTGGAATATAAATTCAGCTTATAAAATTGCTTTAAACTGATGTATGTAGGCTCTATAataattaaagttattttttttagggtTTTGCTGTCATTACAGCCATTATGTTCCAACAGCCTTAAAGAGTTTGGAGAATTTATAAAATGCAATTAGTTATATAAAGCTTTTAGTGAAACTGTCATAAAGGAGCTGTAACATACAAAATGTCAGTATTTGGAAGCTGGAGGGATTTGGAGGTGAGGCTAATCACCTGACAGTTCTTTTTAAATAGTACTTTTCATTTGATGAGAAACCTCCCTTTTGTTTTAAGTCACAGTTTGGTTTGATTTAGGGTaacaaactaagaaaaaaaaaacatcaggacatgctTCAAAACTAATACACATAACATCTAAATCATGCAGATCTCCATTTTCTGACTCACCAAATGACGAGCCCCATCCCTTCTGCAAAAGACTCAAAAATTGGTGCAGGCACACCATCAGCATAAATACAAGGATGTTTATGATGTATTTCACATTTCATTCTGAGATTGGACTAGATGTTTATATGACTTGAAGAGCTTACCTGATATTAGACACCAGTAGATGTTTAAAAAGTTCAACCAAACACCAGATTTAATGTacatattaaatcattttaagctTGAGAATAGGAATACTTTCCTTTTACAAATATCAGACACTGGTTTTATGTATATCACTGGTCCACCATCACAATCTTTACTTTgactttttcagtatttgtCAAATATACAGGACAATGAAGTAAACTAGGCCAGCAAGAGCATCATATCATGTTATAATATGTCTAATTTAATTAGTTACCAGCACAGCAACAAATATTTATCATGTTACAGACTAAATGTCTGCATAACTATGACTTGCCTGAAATAACCACAACCTCCACAGATTACAGTAAACTTCTTCCCCGCTGTGTTTATTACTAGAATGACTCCCACTCCATTGTACCATTTTGCATAGATTTCTTAGATTTTAAAGCACAGAATTCATATAACCATGAAAAATCAACAATACAAATTTCCTTTATCCATTAGGATTCAAGCTCTTGTCAAAACCATGATCTTTTTCTAAACTTAACCTTGCAGTTTTATTATAATTCAATAGGTAACATCCAGAAAATGTTCAAGAGGGAGTTTACcaattaaagagaaaacatcatttaaaaattcatagaacacaaatgaacagaaaactAATATGTATTTTAATCTGTGGGGCGAAATTATGGAACAGTCTCAACCTGAAACAATGTCCAAACATACATTAATTCAAAGAGAAGGATGTGCAATTATAAGGAtttatgtctatttttttttactaatctTTGATATGCATTTAACTTTCTTGTACTCACCTGAATCAAATAGTATGTAGGCGCACTTCGACAAAACTGTTTATTGAAGATCAGACAGGATGTTGCTCTTGTACCAGCTGacacttttaattgtttaaattttaagaTATTTTGATGAGAAAAGCTGTTAAGTGCAGCGTGTGGAATTCCTGTAACAATAATTACATGACAGTGTATAGGTGTGATGAAAAGGTGAGGTTAGTGTCTTTATTACCATTACATTTATCTGTTTACTTGTCAGAGATCATGTTAATCACCAAAGCAGTTAGTCCGTTTTGAACATTGcattcagtccagtttatttacattatgTCCTTTCTTTCCAGTGGAAATAGCTGCTAATAATGATAGCTAACATAACATTCATTGCTAAGATAACCTGCAATTTCAGCTCCTGTTAATGCTGTGGTAGCACAAAGctatttaaaacaactttatgaGGAGTTTGAACATGTTTGTGATGTTATAACATTGCCTTATACATTAGCTTGAAGGCTACCAGGTGCCACTTGTGGGAAAATGTAATCTGTCTGAACTAGCATACCATAAATTATCTGTTTGGTTGTTGCAAAATAGGataaaatgaatggaaattggATATGATGgccaagaataaaaacaaataaaaaaacttctAGATTTCTGTGGTTTTGAAAACTTATGGAAgcatctgaaataaaaaaaaacataaaacatgacattagTATGGCTATTTTTTAGatatttcatataaaacaaatattccaAAAGACCTATTTAAACACCAATTAGCCACTTTTTCCAAGGCTAAGAGCTCCAACAAAGTCAATCACCCTGTTCACAATGAGTTAAAAGTTATACTagcaaaataagtttaaaagagGAGCAGCGATGTTGTAAGCAACTTATAGCTGCAACACAAAGATTTGCAGGatgtgcatgttttttgttttattcttatttcatTTAAGTGTAACCTTAATCATCTCAAAATCTTTCCTCTTCATTGAAAGTTCTTTTTGTAAGAACAGCATAATTATGTTCGCAACACGACACAGCGATGGAGCGTTAAAATAGGACATGAATATAAAGAACCCCAAAGAAAACagcacataaaaaacataatttactgggcaaaaataacacaagataCAGTTAGTTGCCATGCAACCTAATAGGACCCATTTTGTGTCCATTTAATGCTGTCTTCACACAAGCCAAGTATGTACAAacgctttaaaaaaaacttttgctggtgttaatctttttcttttatataactAAATAGAGAATTTGACAAAAGGGGCAAATgcaaattttaattgtttaacatcatgtatacatttaAACTACCTGCTGAAATCCAGTTCCAGTGTTGTAGAAATTCCATTATCACAATTTAATCAGATTTTGAAAGCTATTAATTATTCATAATGGTCGTCATTTTTCCCTCACATTTTTGTTCCTGTAAACGTTTGAGCTTCTTGGGGCCATTACTGATGAATTGTTGTGCTGTCTGACTCCTCTGTGCCAGGAGCTGGATGCATACCAGATTTTGTGCCTGTGAGAGTTGGAGgcttttgaaaaattaaaattgcattttaattataGCACGCCCACtaggaaaaatagaaatgatTACTGTAAGAACATATTGTGATCTAAAAGCTTGACACACAATGATCTtattatgctttaaaaaaatgtaaatctcAATTGTGCCGTATGCACAAACAGTGAGCGTGGGAATTTGAATAGAAGCAACgcaaaatgttctttttgttcACAGCTTGTAAGGTATGAAAGAAGACTTTGTGAAGCGTCTCATTCATAAACTACAATGTGTGGGTATACCCA
The sequence above is a segment of the Melanotaenia boesemani isolate fMelBoe1 chromosome 15, fMelBoe1.pri, whole genome shotgun sequence genome. Coding sequences within it:
- the LOC121654596 gene encoding uncharacterized protein LOC121654596, encoding MEGESNESGTTSIQAETLTQSCSEEDCDESKNFQEPEEDNKADSGTCEEETEEDLCISGAETLPQDTLTATNTQGDDDFVPLSPLPTEKGMSPPSVSFHPSNTQNRPSEPCWYCLRSLDSEYRPEAAKQEDSDAASTLPSSGQKVSYQTDPRPHFGVACSSRSTCRPLWGSEGPCWGQRNQEVPDQTDTCPHCHLGLPLETLRWHETKCLLFDGLRSLKK